In the Desulfitobacterium hafniense DCB-2 genome, AACAAAGCCGCGCATACCTACATCAACAATCAGCCCGCCTTTGACCACATCGGCCACTTTTCCTTGAATCTCTTCTTTACTCTCCGCTAATTCTTTCAGCTTATCCACGGCAGCCATTTCATCAGCCCGGCGTTTAGAGAGCACCGGGTTCCCTTCTTCATTCTCCACACGGAGAACAACGGCGCTGATTTGATCGCCGATGGCTACAATATCGCTGGTCTGCAGATCGGAAGCTACGGTAAGCTCTTTCAAAGCGATAACGCCCTCCGATTTCCAACCTAAATCGACAAATACTTCATCGTGATTGATTTTCACCACAGTTCCTGTGACCAGAGCTCCCCGGTGCAAATTTTGCATTCCTTCGGCCCAGTCCTCCATATTCATCATTTCATGAGTTTCCTTGTTTTCCATTGTTGACATCTTCCTATAAACCTCCTCAATAATCCAATCTGGTGTCGAGGCTCCCGCCGTTAATCCTACGGTGACCACCCCTGTGAACCAGTTATCTTCCAATTCGTCGGCGGTTTCGATGAGATAGGTCTGAGTTCGTTCAGAGCAAATCCCCGCCAGTTTTCTGGTGTTGGCACTGTTTTTGCCCCCAACCACAATCATCACATCAACTTTGCCGGCCAATTCACGGGCCACGGTCTGCCGCTCTTCAGTGGCATTACAAATCGTATTATGTACCTTGAGCGCGTGAGTATGGGTTTTTAACTCATCCACAATCCCGTGGAAATTAGCAGCCGGCTGGGTTGTTTGAGCAAGCACGGAGAGCTGCTCATAAAAGGGGAGTTCCCTGGCTTCCTCAAGGGTCTCAATAGCAATGGCATTGCCGCCGGCCCAGCCTAAAATCCCCTGGACTTCCGGGTGCTGCCGATCCCCCACCACCACGACCTGACCGGACTGGGAAGATTCTGCCGCCAGCCGCTGAGCCTTTTGCACAAAGGGGCAGGTAGCATCCACCACCTTGACTTGACAGCGCCGGGCTTCCTCATAGATATCCGGAGGCACTCCGTGGGAGCGGATAATCAAGGTGTCCCCGGCTTGAGTCTCCTTCACTTCCCCGACGACACGAACCCCTTGTTTCTCCATTTTTTCCACAACCTGTTGGTTATGAATTAAGGGACCCAAAGAAGCGGTACTTGAAGATTGAACTGTTCGCTCCGCCATATCCAAAGCTCGTTTAACACCAAAGCAAAATCCGGC is a window encoding:
- a CDS encoding bifunctional 4-hydroxy-3-methylbut-2-enyl diphosphate reductase/30S ribosomal protein S1, producing the protein MKIIRAEKAGFCFGVKRALDMAERTVQSSSTASLGPLIHNQQVVEKMEKQGVRVVGEVKETQAGDTLIIRSHGVPPDIYEEARRCQVKVVDATCPFVQKAQRLAAESSQSGQVVVVGDRQHPEVQGILGWAGGNAIAIETLEEARELPFYEQLSVLAQTTQPAANFHGIVDELKTHTHALKVHNTICNATEERQTVARELAGKVDVMIVVGGKNSANTRKLAGICSERTQTYLIETADELEDNWFTGVVTVGLTAGASTPDWIIEEVYRKMSTMENKETHEMMNMEDWAEGMQNLHRGALVTGTVVKINHDEVFVDLGWKSEGVIALKELTVASDLQTSDIVAIGDQISAVVLRVENEEGNPVLSKRRADEMAAVDKLKELAESKEEIQGKVADVVKGGLIVDVGMRGFVPASQIQPGYVEDLNQFKGQTLRLRVIEFDPAKRRVVLSQKEILQEEQAAKKEHLLATLQEGDVVSGVVKRLAQFGAFVDIGGVDGLLHVSDIAYTRIKHPSEYVNVGDEVEVQILKVDKEQGKISLGLKQLKPSPWESAPEKYALGSLVTGKVVRIAPFGAFVQLEDGIDALIHISQLSEKRVNKVEDVVKVGDMVQAKVIECKPEEKRISLSIREAAAEAQATEDAELLASQPEAPQVTIGDVVQSESES